The sequence AATCTTATTTAAATTAGTGCCTTCTTTTTGTTATAATTATAGCACTACCCTTGTCTCTATTTATTGTAATCTTTAAAATTACTAAAGCTCCATGAATTTTACTTCACCACATAatttaactaaagaaaattcataggtttgtctttcttatttcatatgtatttgaaCCTTGACAACTCATGGTGTTGGAGAATTAAAGAAAACACTTCTAATATCTTGATAATATTAGTTTTTACTTTTCCCTTTCTATAAGATTTCCATTAGTTTGTTATTTACATGAGAGAATGGTGATTCTAAGCATTCACTAGCAAGTTAATCAACATGGCCTTTAGAACAAAAAACGCTAAATTATGAAAACTTGAACAAATTTAAATCCATTAGAAAGATCATATAAAAATATATCTAATGTTCAATGTTATGGATATTATAAAATTTTAGAACAAACTCCTCAACTAAGAATTGTTGACTTTTAATCCAAAGAATCCTCAACAAGAATGAAAACACTTTATATATAGCATATAAATTTGTATATTACAAAGAATTTAACCCTAGACTTATGAATTGAATGTTTTTGTTACCactctttattttttattattccgTTCTCACTATTGATAAACTTTATTCGATAGACACTTGTAAAATTGATTATAGTTGAAGAAAAGCATTTAACTCTAGACTTGTGAATTTAATGTTTTTATAGTAGCCCttaattttaatgtttattgtTCTTCCCTTCTCACCATTGATAAACCTTATTCAATAGACACTTTGTAAAATCAATTatcaatttaattatatttatatgtccatcaaaatacaatttatgttgaaatattcaaataactAAAAAACACACTAACTATTTGCACAAGACACTCACCATTGATGTTATGTTGAAGTTTTCACTTCTGATCGATGAGAACTTTTGTTAAATTCATTGAAAATGATGATAAAATAAACAGATTATAGACAATTCTCATTGATGAAAACTCAAAACTTCAATTATATAACATCCAACCATTTAGACTTTTGCCTCATCATTCCTGTACCTATGGAATGAAAAGGTGACATCTGCAGAAAAAATGGAAGTAAAAAAGGGCTGAGTTCTGTCGCTCTCGCAGAGCTCTGCCCTCCAGCGGCGGTAATGGCAGTTtgaatctcaatcaatgaaatttATGATCTTCCAACTATCGACTTTATAATTTCAGTTAGCAGTCAAATCTAAATCAATGAAATTTATGGTCTTACGACCATCGATCGATCTTATAAAATTCACAAACCTATGGAATGAAAAGGTGACATCTGCAGAAAAATTGGAAGTAAAAAAGGGCTCTATTCTGTCGCTCTCGCAGAGCTCTGCCCTCCAGCGGCGGTAATGGCAGTTtgaatctcaatcaatgaaatttATGATCTTCCAACTATCGACTTTATAATTTCAGTTAGCAGTCAAATCTAAATCAATGAAATTTATGGTCTTACGACCATCGATCGATCTTATAAAATTCACAAACCTATGGAATGAAAAGGTGACATCTGCAGAAAAATTGGAAGTAAAAAAGGGCTCTATTCTGTCGCTCTCGCAGAGCTCTGCCCTCCAGCGGCGGTAATGGCAGTTtgaatctcaatcaatgaaatttATGATCTTCCAACTATCGACTTTATAATTTCAGTTAGCAGTCAAATCTAAATCAATGAAATTTATGGTCTTACGACCTTCGATCGATATTATAAAATTCACAAGTATTTCGACTCATAGAGGGAACAACAAGAATAACTAGATAAGCTCAAGAGATCGATATTAATGGCGGCACTCAGATCACAGTTTCTTCATATGCTATTGTTGATTGCGCTTTTCTCTCCATGTTGTTACGCCGTCCCAGCGGTATTCATTCCTTCATTACCCATTTATTATATTCTCAGAAAAAATCTAAACTTGCTTATTTGATATGCCTGACacagttttttgttttttgtttttttgggttTGTGTTGGTGTAGACAAACTGCAGCACTACATGCGAGTCCATGGACTGCACAAGTGAATATTCACATATATATTTACTATTGGTGTGCCTCTGCAACTTAAATAATTGATTGAAATTGTCACTGATTTGCTGGTGTTTGTAATGGCAGATGCACGTTTAAGGTATGGGAAATACTGTGGGATATTTTACACTGGATGCCCCGGGGAAGCTCCGTGTGATGGGATTGACAAGTGCTGCATGACTCATGATAACTGCGTGGGGGACAACTACAACTACTTGAGCAGGAGTTGCAACCAGGCTCTGCTTGACTGCATCCGGGCTTACCAAAATTCTGGAGATGGGCAGTTCCCAGGCAATACCTGCAACGTACGAGATGTGGAGAACAGCATTACAATTGTCGCTGAAGCAGGTGTTTTGATTGGAGAAGCTATTGGAGACAATAGTTGTATTCAACATGTATCTAATCTTCCTCCCATCTGATCATCCTTTCTCCTCTACTCCCGGCCCATATTTATAATTCCTACTATCAAAGCTTGCCAAGAAATGGGAAATAAGTTATTTTAACTCAATCCTATCACCAATTCTTATATTTGCAATAAATCATGCCTACTCTGGGCAattatggtatatatatatataaaattgaagaTTCGAATTCTCTATCATTCAATGTCTTGTATCTTTAGGCTGATATGGTTATTGGTTTCTATATCTGTGATTGAATATTCTAATTCAGCATCATTTAGGTGTCTACTATCTTTATATTATTGTAGGTATTGGTCAAAATTGTATTCTTTCTGGTGGAAAATTATAATGTTGAATATGTATAAACTTGCTTTCAAATGTACGCTTCTTATAGATGGATGGATATTAATTTCTACATGATATATAGGAGAGGGGGCACTAGTTGGGCAAGGTTCAATTGTTGATATAATATTTGTTATATTATTTCCTCCTTCTTGTAACGTATCTATATATATTATGTCAATAATTATTtcacatgtaaattaaaaaaaaaaaatgtaatagaaACTTGATTTGATGACAAAATCATTGTAGTGGGCATCTAAATGATGTTAAGTTCAAATCTTCTACTATATCTCTATGTGTGTTGGTCAAGATGGACATATTTGAACCCATGAGAATTTATTAATGTTATTATAAAAACATAAATACACTCATTAACTAGTGAAATAAGTATCCACCATAAGTCAAAATATTGTTGTCATACTGAAATATCATTACTCACAACAATGTATATACATTTgagtatttcatattaatagtttgtcctatcacaaatataaaatgTGGCCATAATAAATATCTTGGACTTTCCAATTAATGTAAAGGATTGTCAAAAAGTTTAATGATCATTTAAAGTTCAATATAAGTTGCATTTTAAATAACAATGTATTATTTTTAtatctacaaataatttttttgtgtGTTAAATTATTGTCCATTTATGTTagatataaaagttagagataacaaaGATTTATGATTATCAAAAAGTGTTAAGAAAATTTAGACACTTTTTCACTAGACATGTTGACTAGAGAATTTTGAGAGtttgtaattattaatatattttgtgcaAATGAGTTGTGAGTTAAGGATATGATGATTTGTAAGCATTTCGATATCAATACTTACATGGGTAGCTTTGTTTGATATACATGCTCACCATGACTACATTTGCTTGATGTACTTGGTTTCAAATCTATctgatattatttttttaaaaataaagaattTTTAAAGAttctttattaaataatttttctttctaGGTATGACTATTCTCAACAAATGTTTAGCATATTATGGGTCTATTTAATGCTTTATGACAAAAACTTTGTTTTGCTTGAAACTTAttcatttattgtaactccttggAATTTTTGGTGTTTTATAGTTGATATTTtttgcaatggttgaatgaatattGTATACAAGTATGTGTAGGCAAATGAGAGAgcaaaaaaaaaggtaaaaaatgaccagcttttttcttgaaatcaataaaaatgatcttggatgagaaattgaagatagccatgttcaaaattttaaaatgtgACAAGACCAAGATTTTCAGTGGTCAAAATTGATTTTTTGAACTACTAGTTGTTTATATGATAGAAATTAAAAAGTTCAAATATGTGAAACACACAATGTGCACCTATTTcttaaaaaatataacataatatCTAATGTACTACCTTAAAATGTAGATTTTTTAAAAGTATTTCACAAATCACTTTGATTAAaaactttaaagaaaaaaaaaagataatattctAATTTGCAGAAGCCCATAGTGATCCTTCGCTCAGCCAAATAGTTATATTTGTGTTTCGATCATCCAACAAAGTGGTCTCAACAACCCTCAATCAAAACCCAACATTTGAAAGAAAATAAGGTGAATTTCATTCGGGCAAAGGGTATAACGTTCTAAGAACAAAAAAATTTGCATTCTGAAGGAAAAATTACCATAGGTGTTGCAGAGAATTAAAATATAGCATTAACTTATCGAACCTTCAGGAACAGGTGTTTACATAAAATTCAAATGACTGTAAATGTGGGGCCAAACAATTAAGAACCCAGAAAATAAACACTTCGAATTCCTTCAAATCTGAGCAAGATTAGCTGGAACTATAAATGGAACATGTATTTTCCATCTACTTCCAAACGCTGCAATTGAAATAACATCTGATGTACAATGAGAAAACTCATTGTACATAAATGAAATTACAGGTGGGAAGCAGCAGAAGGTGCTTTGCTAGGCATCAAGCACCTGTTATTCCAGAATAAACGTGGATTAAGAAACTTTCAAACATCTGTACTGCGTACGAATGAACAGAACATATGCGGCAAGCTAATATTGGGTA is a genomic window of Cryptomeria japonica chromosome 7, Sugi_1.0, whole genome shotgun sequence containing:
- the LOC131040403 gene encoding phospholipase A2 homolog 3, coding for MAALRSQFLHMLLLIALFSPCCYAVPATNCSTTCESMDCTNARLRYGKYCGIFYTGCPGEAPCDGIDKCCMTHDNCVGDNYNYLSRSCNQALLDCIRAYQNSGDGQFPGNTCNVRDVENSITIVAEAGVLIGEAIGDNSCIQHVSNLPPI